A single genomic interval of Malania oleifera isolate guangnan ecotype guangnan chromosome 13, ASM2987363v1, whole genome shotgun sequence harbors:
- the LOC131145726 gene encoding uncharacterized protein LOC131145726, translated as MCRAFAATLKGSARDWYQTLQPRSIGSFLEMERLFTGHFLSSWRIVKTSTHLMSTVQGERETLNKFMHRFNTTTLEICNLDMGVALAALTTALQPKNFIYSLGNKTSADMGELMARAQKYINLEEMMDTKGNRIELKRKGNSREMGEPSRQMKIQETCTLLDNSKTRGLSSKFSTYTPLNAPQSDVLMHIRKKDYVSWPEPMRTPSYKHNMSKFCQFHRDHGHDTEECIQLKNEIETFIKRGYLLRFIKKEDRQREPREQKRPNGDEKEE; from the coding sequence ATGTGCCGAGCTTTTGCAGcaacccttaaaggtagtgccaGGGATTGGTACCAGACCCTACAACCTAGATCGATTGGTTCCTTCTTGGAGATGGAACGGCTATTCACTGGCCACTTCCTCAGTAGTTGGAGAATCGTCAAAACATCAACCCATCTAATGAGCACGGTCCAGGGAGAAAGGGAGACGCTAAATAAGTTCATGCATCGCTTCAACACTACGACCTTGGAGATCTGCAACCTAGACATGGGAGTGGCTTTGGCAGCTCTGACCACGGCCCTTCAGCCCAAAAACTTCATCTACTCTCTGGGGAACAAGACGTCGGCTGATATGGGAGAATTGATGGCCCGAGCACAGAAGTACATCAACCTCGAAGAAATGATGGACACCAAGGGAAATCGCATCGAGCTGAAAAGGAAAGGTAATAGTCGAGAGATGGGAGAACCCTCTAGACAAATGAAGATACAAGAGACCTGTACGCTACTCGACAACTCTAAAACGAGAGGGCTGTCTAGTAAGTTCTCCACTTATACACCTCTAAACGCACCGCAATCAGATGTATTAATGCATATAAGGAAAAAGGACTATGTCTCATGGCCCGAACCTATGCGAACCCCTTCATATAAACACAACATGTCCAAGTTTTGCCAATTTCATAGGGATCATGGGCATGATACAGAGGAGTGCATTCAGCTAAAGAATGAGATTGAAACTTTTATCAAAAGGGGATACCTATTAAGATTCATAAAGAAGGAAGATCGTCAAAGGGAACCTCGCGAACAAAAGAGACCCAACGGAGACGAGAAGGAAGAATAG